A part of Myxococcus landrumus genomic DNA contains:
- a CDS encoding RNA polymerase sigma factor yields MTATRQPALRVIQGGPLPDRRDLLRELYTRHGGSVLGRCRYLLKDEARAEDAMHDVFARALSHVDEFRADASPLTWLMKIATHHCLNQLRSERAGWRRWFERDEAARPEAHGGPGEMETRDLVRRLLSRVDAETQAAVIHYHVDGMTLEEVAALLGRSVPTIRKRLEHFAELGGEELRVR; encoded by the coding sequence GTGACAGCGACGCGGCAGCCAGCCCTCAGGGTCATCCAAGGCGGTCCACTTCCGGACCGGCGCGACCTCCTACGGGAGCTGTACACACGACATGGCGGCAGCGTCCTGGGGCGCTGCCGCTATCTGTTGAAGGACGAGGCGCGAGCGGAGGATGCGATGCATGACGTCTTCGCGCGCGCCCTCTCCCACGTGGATGAGTTCCGCGCGGATGCGTCTCCCCTGACGTGGTTGATGAAGATCGCCACGCACCACTGCCTGAACCAGCTCCGCTCGGAGCGCGCGGGATGGCGGCGGTGGTTCGAGAGGGACGAGGCCGCGCGCCCGGAGGCGCATGGAGGTCCCGGTGAGATGGAGACCCGGGACCTGGTTCGCAGGCTGCTGTCGCGAGTGGATGCAGAGACCCAGGCGGCGGTGATTCACTACCACGTGGATGGGATGACCTTGGAAGAGGTGGCCGCGTTGCTGGGGCGTTCGGTGCCCACCATCCGCAAGCGGCTGGAGCACTTCGCCGAGCTCGGCGGAGAGGAGCTGAGGGTTCGATGA